CTCTTGTTGAGGAGTTTAGTGACAACAGGCTAGCCGTTGCTGGCTGGACTAACGTCACCTTCTATAACCGTACTACCAAAGATCCCAGCTTTGCTTGTCGTGCTAATGACCCCAGACTGCCGAGTTGTAGCAGTGGCGGTGACCTATGGCGACCGGCGACGGTGCTGGGAGATAGCGTTACCCTGCTTTCGAGTAATTTTCGGTTTGGGTTCCGCAATGAAGGGGGGTATGACCAGAGGAATAATATGGGTAATGCTCAGATTAGTCTTGACTATAGTTCAAATCTACTCGCGGATCTCAAATCCATCGATCTCGATAATAGCGACACAACAGCCGCCACTTTTAACGAAACCGTGCTTAACTTAGACCTGAACAGAGATGGGGACAAAGTAGACAACATCACTGTAGATGAATCTAATCCGCCGCTCTCCCTCGTGCGGCTATTCAATGGTTTCTTTGACAATGATTATGGGACCAGTTATGACTGGGTCGATCCTGCAACGGGTCAACCCCAGGATTTGGATACTGTGGCTACAGGAACTCAGGGCAGTTCCTATCTCAACAATTACATAACCCCAATCCAACGACGAGTGGCTTTTTCTGAGTACGTTATGGAAATCTGCCGGCAAGTACCGGTTTCCAGTTGTGGTCCCAATGACTGGGTTGTGGGATTTGATATGAATGGAGATGGGGACGTTAATGACGCCGTGATATTTGATCTGGATAGAGATGCGAACGTTAACACAACGACCAACTTGGGCACCGCCGTTGACCCCGATGATAATGAAAAAGCTATTAAAGCGTTCCAGCTAGCTCAGGCTTTACTACAAGCAAACAGCAGCATAACCAATACGACAACTCCCACTTTGCTAGAGAATGGTGAAGTCAATTGGGCTACGGCGTTCACTACAGGCGGCAATAGTGCGAGTCCTTTAGACCGCTTGGGAGCTGGGACTACGGCAAGACCAGCCCTAGACTCAGCCGACCAACGCTATCCCCGCCGCGTTGCCTTTGCTCGGAATAATGCGGATCAGCTTGTAACGGATACTGTGGGTGGCAACTTAGTCTACAAACCCATGGGAGTGGGCTGTCCTCTAGATGCAACAGCTACAACCCCCACTAATAATGGATGTACCTATCCTCCAAACAATACTCGGACGGCGAACGTCCATTACGGCACCCTTACCACTACCAATAATGCCCTGTGGTTCAGGACAACCAACAATACAAGCGGGCAACCCAACCAAAACGAAAGTTACAGACCTGATAGACCTTTGTTCTATGACCCACCCATTTCCCCACTGGGTCAACCCCGGCTTGTACCCGTCCTACAGGTACATACTCTAACGAGCATTCCAGTTACAAATAGTAACGCTTTGCCTCTGGAAGGAACAGGCATTGAATGTTTGGAGACCACAAACTGGCTACAGCAAGCTAATCCCAACGGAGAAATATTTAACTTAATTGCGGCGGGTGGTGATACTCCCCCGCGCCCGAGGGAACAAAATGGCGGTTTAGAAAACTATGTGCGTTTGCTAGAAAGGTGGGCGGAGGATACCACAGCTTGTGGCACTATTAACACGCTCACAGCCCAAATCAGTGGTTCGTTCATTCAAACCAAGCGCAGTGCCTATGCTACGGCTCCCTTCCTCCAGTCACTGACCGATCCCAGTAATCCAACCCCACTTCCCAGTCGGTTTGGATACAACACCAGTCTCGCCGCTAAAAACACGGGTGCGGCATTCAATCGATACTCTCGCTTGCCCTACAGCAGCCAAAGTGGTGGACGCAACGCCTACTATACGGCGGCTAACCGTCTTTGGGGCTATGATGTCGGTTTGCTCAGTCAGTTACCGGACTTGTTCTCCCAACGGTTTACCACTCCACCGGCGGGCGAACCGGATGAGTTCTTGAGAGAGGTGGGGCGAAATGACCCCTGGGTGGAGGCTTTAGTTGATCAATCATGCCGGGATACCACGGCTAATGATGATTGCTGATAACCATGACCAGAAAGAGAAAGTCGAGCGACTGAATTGTGCAATAACTGAGTAGAGAGTCTAACCATGATGAGTAAACGCCAACTGTTCCACCCCCCCTCTAAACCCAATCAAGCCGGATTCACGGTTATTGAATCCTTGATGGCAATTATCGTGGTGTCTATCCTGATGATTGGACTCTCGCCCGTGATCGTTTTATCTGTTGCCACGCGGGTGCAAGCGCGACGGGTAGAACGGGCAACTCAAGCGGCTCGAACCTACATTGATGGCTTACAGGCAGGGACTATTGATTTTCCCCTACACACTGTTCCGGTAGCCGATGCCACAAATAAGAATTCATTTGCTGTCATTGGCGCTCCCAATAGTAGTGTCAACTTATCCTCTTGCTCGGGTAATACTTACTGCCAAAACACCGCGAGTGAAAGCCTATACTGTATCGATTTCGACGATGACGGGGGCTGTACCTCTGACAGTCTAATCGACATGATTGTACAAGGATATCGCAGCGTTCCGAGTGGCACGGGCACGGTAACTAGTCCTGAAAATAGTTACTTTCTCGGCGTGCGAGTTTACCGGGCAGATGCTTTCAGTGGCGGCAGAACTCTAACAGCCGGGACACAAAAAGCCACATTTACTGGGGGGACGGGTTTGAGCAGTAGTGAAGCTCCCCTGGTGGAAATGACGACAGAAGTTAATGCCAGTGAAGTCAATTACCAAAATTTGTGCGATCGCTTGGGGGGTTGTAACTAAATTGGACAAAGCTTAATTGGTTAGTAAGAAGGGAAAGCGCAAGATGTTCGCAACACTGAAATTTATCCTAGCCAGTCAGTTGAAACGCTCTCAATCAGCCCGAAACTTGAGCGGTTTTACCCTGATTGAACTGCTCGTCGCCATTATTATCGCGGCTCTGGTGATCACACCCTTATTAGGATTCGCGATCGATATCCTGCAAACCGACAGGAGAGAGCAAGCTAAAGCGACTACGGAGCAAGAACTTCAGGCAGCACTGGATTACATCGCCAGAGATTTGCAGCAGGCTGTTTATATCTATGATGAGCAGGGTTTAACCGAGATCAACAATACAGGACTAAACGCCGCTACCCGATCGGGAATCAGAAACCAAATACCGCCAATGGCTGGAACCACTGGCTGTGACAATACAACAACCACTTGTCAACCGATTCTCGTTTTCTGGAAGCGACAACACCTGGATAGACAACAAGTTGGAAATTTAAACATCGCCAGCCTGACACGCAATGATGGTACTTATGATGATGCGTTTATTTATTCTCTAGTCGGTTACTATTTGATTGAGGAGAACAATGGTCTTTGGTCAGATGAAACAGCTCGAATTGGTCGGTTTGAAATCAGAGATGGCATCCGTAATCCCAATGCCACAGCAACAAGAACAGAAGGGACGACAACGGTCAAGTACGATTTGTTACCGAGCCAAGGTTTCTCCAATTTCGACCTTTCCGTGTCTGGCAGCAATTTAGGCCAAAAGCTGAATCAGTGGACGAAACATCCGGATAGTTATAATACTAACGTTAACATTCTTGTAGACTATATTGACCAAAACGCCCCAACCCCAACCTGCCCAGTGGGGATGAGTCCTACCCAATCTGCATCTGATCTTGAAGGGGGGTTCTACGCCTGTGTTAATACTCCAGACAATACTATAGCTCAAGTGTATTTAAGGGGAAATGCCTTAGCTCGTATCCAGCAAGATACGGATAATGTTGATCGAGATGAAGCATCAACCTACTTCCCAACGGCAACGATGCAAATACAAAGAAAGGGGTTTCTGAATATTGACTAATGAGCTACCCAATTTGTCGCTAACAACCAGGAGAGTCGTATGAAAGACTGGACTTTATCGAAAATTTTATTATGGAAAACATTAGGGTCTAAAACATTGCCGTCGCGCTCAAAGAACTCCCCTTCCCGCGCACAAGGGTTTACACTGATAGAACTGATTGTGGTGATACTCATCATAGCAGTTCTAAGTGCGATTATCGCTCCGGGTTGGCTAGCGTTTGTCAACCGTCAACGGGTGGCGAAAGTGAATGATGGGGTGTTTAGTGCGATGCAGGAAGCGCAGCGGGAAGCGAAGCGGACGAAACGGAGTTACAGCGTTAGTTTCAAAACGGATTCAAATAATTTAAAGGTAGCGGTTTATCCAGAAGGAACAACAACTATACCCTGGAAACCTTTGAATGAGGGTTTAGATATTAAAGCCGGACAAGTGATTCTATGTTCTAACATTAATACGACAGCCAACACAATTGTAAGTCCGGCAACCTGTGATTTAAGCTCTGACGCGAAGAAAAGAACTATTCAATTTGATTATCAAGGAAATCTAGCCAAGGTAGCAGGAAATGCTCCTGATACATCGATAGGAGTTACTGTAGCGATTCCCCAGTCTAATGGAGGTACACAACCGATTGAAGCTACGGCTCGCTGTGTCATTGTTAAAACCTTAATTGGCTCAATGGCGATAGAAAAAGATTCAACTTGTCCTTTACCGTAATTTTTAAGTCGTTAGGGGTACTGGGTAACCACCATAGCGATTCTGTTGGTGGTGGATGTCTTGATTTATGGGTAAATAGAATTAAATTATCAACTTCTATTAACTTTAAAGACAAAACGATTCATTAAATTAACATTTTTGACATTCCCCTGTACAGAGAAAGACGCTTATCGCAAAATACAAAATGGGAGTTGCCAGAGGAGCATCCCATTTGTTGAGAATTGTAGCCGATTATTCATCAGGTTAGTAGTAGGCACTTTAGTGCCTGAAATGGCTTTATTTCCAAGCACGCTTCGTGCTGACTACGAACAGAGCAAGATGCTCCCATTGCGATGAGTAACCTGCTTATTGGTTTTATACTGAATCGGGCTTGATTACCCTGGAAGCCTGTCAAGGACAGGTTGGGTAAAGGGCGACCCGATCAAATTGAGTGGATACCGTTGTTGATTTGTGCAAGCGGGTCGCCCCTACACCAAGACTAAAGGTGATAGGCTTCCATTACCCTTATGTTGCGCCTGATAAAAGTGGGTTGTTACATCGTAGCCTGGAACTCCCGATGATGAGTTCAATCAGGGTAACTTGGTTATGCGACAAAATAATTCAACTCCAAAACCCGTACCTAGCGCCACGGCTGGATTTACGTTGCTGGAACTGATTGTAGTCGTTTTCATAATTGGGATATTAAGTGCGATCGCTGCCCCTGCTTGGCTACACTTTACGAATATACAGCGCTTGAATACAGCGCAATATGAAGTTTACCAAGCGATGCAAGCGGCGAAACGTAACGCCAAGCTGAAGAAAGGGGATTGGCAAGCTAGTTTTCGGGAACAGGATCAGATTGTACAGTGGGCGGTTCATCCTGAAACGGTTACGCCAGCGACAGTCAATTGGCAAAGTCTTGATCCTAATATTCGTTTAGATGATAACGAGACGACTTTACAATCCAGTGGTGGCATATATAAGGTAGAATTCGATTTCAAAGGCAATACTCCTCCTCCCTTTGGGCGGTTAACACTGACAACGAAGCAGGGAGGTAACGCTAAACGTTGTGTGTTTGTTTCTACCCTTTTGGGAACATTACGCATGGCAGAAGACAATCCGACACCCAAAGAGGGTAAGTATTGTTATTAGTTTTTTGTCATTTGTCAGCCCTCACCCCCAGCCCCTCTCCCAAGCTTGGGAGAGGGGAGCCAGAGGGAAGCAGCGAAGCAGTGTAGAGACGTACCATGATACGTCTGAGAAGCCAGAGGGAAATAACCTTCAACGGTGGGGCTGTAGCCAGCCTATCAGGGCGCACGTCGGTTATGGACAAGGGCGCACGTCGGTGCGCCCCTACGAGTTTGGTATTGGTATGGATATTAATTCTCTGCTGCAACCCTATCAACGTTTTGGTGTTCACCTGGGTTTAGAACGCATCCAGCGACTTCTGGCGGCGTTAGGGAATCCCCATCAGCGTATCCCGATGATTCATGTGGCGGGAAGCAATGGGAAGGGTTCGGTTTGCGCCTATCTTTCCTCGGTTCTCAGTGAAGCGGGGTATCGGGTGGGACGCTATACCTCTCCTCATTTAATTGATTGGACGGAACGGATCTGTATTAATCAATACCCAATTTCTACGGCAGAATTGGTAAACGTTCTAGAACAGGTGCAAGCGGCGGTTCCCCCAGATAGCGAAGAGTCGCCGACGCAGTTTGAAGTGATTACGGCGGCGGCTTGGTTATATTTTGCCCAGAAACAGGTGGATATTGCGGTAATTGAGGTGGGGTTGGGGGGACGCCTGGATGCGACGAATGTCTGTGATCAGCCTTTGGCGACGATTATTACCTCAATTAGTCGGGAACATTGGCAGGTTTTGGGTTCGACGCTGAGTCAAATCGCTACAGAGAAAGCGGGTATCCTGAAAGCCAATTGTCCGGCGATTATCGCCCCTCTCCCACCGGAAGCGAAAGCTGTTGTCCAATCTCGGATTGAGCAGTTAAATTGTCCGGTAACCTGGGTAGAACCTGCCCAAAAATTCAATCGGCAAACTGTAGTCAGGGCGGGTTTTGAACCAAGGTTATCATCAATCGCGACACCTAAGTCCCTAAACCCGCCCCTACATCAAAATGCAGACGCGCCGTTATGGGCAAGTTATGCGGGGATAACCTATCCATTACCCTTGCTGGGGGAGATTCAGCTAACCAATTCTGCTGTGGCGATCGCGACTTTCCAATCCCTGATTCGTCAAGGTTGGCAAATCCCTGATTCTGCGATTGTTTCGGGGATGGCAAAGACGCAATGGTTGGGACGTTTACAATGGACTGAATGGAAGAATTATCGCCTATTGGTGGATGGCGCTCATAATCCGGCTGCGGCGACAGCGTTGCGTGAGTATGTGGATACGCTGAATACGCCTGTAACTTGGGTAATGGGGATACTCTCAACTAAAGAGCATGAGGGGATTTTTCGGGCGTTACTTCGAGGGGGCGATCGCGTTTACTTGGTTCCTGTGCCTGATCATAGTTCAGCCGAACCCGAAGAATTGAGTGCGATCGCGCGATCGGTTTGTCCTACTCTTGCTGATTGTCACACCTATCCTAACTTAGAGGCTGGACTGCAAGCGGCGACAGCCACTGCTGCTGATTCTACCATTGTCCTGTGCGGTTCTCTTTATCTGGTGGGTTACTTCCTCGGTTCGTAGTTGCGCTTCAGCGCCGATATAACTTTGAGGTTAGTTCCTACGTTGGAGCGATGAAGGGCTAAAGCCCTTACTACATACAAACTATCCCACATCTGGGCTGCATCAGCTACCGCTTGTTCTACCTCCTTTTCTCCTAACATTGCTGCCTGTAAGTTCTCATAAATTGCGGCTTGTAACTTATTTAAATCCTTCATCGCTGGTACTAATACCTCCGCCTCTGTTAACTGATTGGCACTAATTGCCCGTGCTTGTTCTACGGGTGAAGCATTCGGATTACTTGACAATTGCGCTTGATACTGTTCCACTGCTGCAATGGTTGACGGTAAAACATTTGCGGCTTGAGCAAAGGCTAACTGATTCTCGGTATTTGTCACAAATAGAGCAAAGTTTAAGGCATCCTCTGGATTATTTGTATCCCGTGGAATGACTAAATTCATTACCGCCACATTCTTTTTCCCTGTTTTTCCAGTAATTTGAGGGGATGTCGCTGATACTTTGGCAATGTCGGGGGCGTTGGTTTCAATGGTTTTTAAGAATTCCGCACCGGATGCTAGTAATGCTGTCTCTCCCGCTTGATATAATTCAATCGCATTTCGATGTCCTTGGGTGAGAACTTCTCGCGGTAAGAGTCCTTTTTGATACAAGTCTACCCAATACTTAAAGGCTGCAATTCCTTCCGGCGTATTAAAGGCAGCTTTTCCTTCTGCATCGACTAACTGCACGCCCATCTGCACAAAGGATTCCAACACTTCACTGGAATCATCGGGGATAAAGGTGACAAAAAAGGCATATTTCCCTGTCTTATCTTTCACCTGCTGGGCAACCTCTGCCAATTCAGTATAGGTTGTGGGCGGTTGACTAATTCCGGCTTGCTTAAGTAAATCTTGATTGTAAATCGTTACCCGTGTGGTTAGATACCAGGGGATACCAAAACTTTGATTATCAATCGTACTGGCTTGCCAGATTTTGGGTAAATATTGCTGCCGAATTTCATCGGGGATTGTCTCTTCTAACTCTAACCAAGCATTACGAGTGGCAAGCTGGGAGGCAAAGCTGGGATTTAAGTTAACCACATCCGGTGCTGTTTTTGCGGATACGGCGGTTAATATTTTACGCTCCATTTCTGCCCAAGGGACATCCACCCAGCGCACGTTTACGTCTGGGTTGTCGGCTTCAAAGTCACCGATAACTTGATTAAAATACTCGGTAAACTGAGGCTGAAGCTGCATTGTCCAGAACTCTATTTCTCCAGCGGCTGAGGGGGCGGGGGCGGGGCTACAGCTTACCAGCCAACTCAACAGCCATCCCAACAGGGCAAATAGTCCAAATTGTTTCCAGGTTTTGATCCGAATCATATTGAGATATTACACCATTTTAAGACTCCCACATCATCCGCCAAGAACTCAAGTTCTTGGCTCAAAGCTTAAGTCCATTAAAATGGACTAAAATGCTTATTTGGTTATCAACCCAGTGGGCAGTGCCCACCCTACTGGCGTGGCACACCTTAATTAGTGGATTAGCATTGTAGGGGCACCATCCTTGCGCCCGGTTTAACCCTGAGCGAAGTCGAAGGGTTAAACGTCAAATCTATTCCACAATTTTAGCTGTGTCAGC
The DNA window shown above is from Coleofasciculus chthonoplastes PCC 7420 and carries:
- the hpsB gene encoding hormogonium polysaccharide secretion pseudopilin HpsB; this encodes MMSKRQLFHPPSKPNQAGFTVIESLMAIIVVSILMIGLSPVIVLSVATRVQARRVERATQAARTYIDGLQAGTIDFPLHTVPVADATNKNSFAVIGAPNSSVNLSSCSGNTYCQNTASESLYCIDFDDDGGCTSDSLIDMIVQGYRSVPSGTGTVTSPENSYFLGVRVYRADAFSGGRTLTAGTQKATFTGGTGLSSSEAPLVEMTTEVNASEVNYQNLCDRLGGCN
- the hpsC gene encoding hormogonium polysaccharide secretion pseudopilin HpsC, which encodes MFATLKFILASQLKRSQSARNLSGFTLIELLVAIIIAALVITPLLGFAIDILQTDRREQAKATTEQELQAALDYIARDLQQAVYIYDEQGLTEINNTGLNAATRSGIRNQIPPMAGTTGCDNTTTTCQPILVFWKRQHLDRQQVGNLNIASLTRNDGTYDDAFIYSLVGYYLIEENNGLWSDETARIGRFEIRDGIRNPNATATRTEGTTTVKYDLLPSQGFSNFDLSVSGSNLGQKLNQWTKHPDSYNTNVNILVDYIDQNAPTPTCPVGMSPTQSASDLEGGFYACVNTPDNTIAQVYLRGNALARIQQDTDNVDRDEASTYFPTATMQIQRKGFLNID
- a CDS encoding pilus assembly FimT family protein, translated to MKDWTLSKILLWKTLGSKTLPSRSKNSPSRAQGFTLIELIVVILIIAVLSAIIAPGWLAFVNRQRVAKVNDGVFSAMQEAQREAKRTKRSYSVSFKTDSNNLKVAVYPEGTTTIPWKPLNEGLDIKAGQVILCSNINTTANTIVSPATCDLSSDAKKRTIQFDYQGNLAKVAGNAPDTSIGVTVAIPQSNGGTQPIEATARCVIVKTLIGSMAIEKDSTCPLP
- a CDS encoding type II secretion system protein; translated protein: MRQNNSTPKPVPSATAGFTLLELIVVVFIIGILSAIAAPAWLHFTNIQRLNTAQYEVYQAMQAAKRNAKLKKGDWQASFREQDQIVQWAVHPETVTPATVNWQSLDPNIRLDDNETTLQSSGGIYKVEFDFKGNTPPPFGRLTLTTKQGGNAKRCVFVSTLLGTLRMAEDNPTPKEGKYCY
- a CDS encoding bifunctional folylpolyglutamate synthase/dihydrofolate synthase; this translates as MDINSLLQPYQRFGVHLGLERIQRLLAALGNPHQRIPMIHVAGSNGKGSVCAYLSSVLSEAGYRVGRYTSPHLIDWTERICINQYPISTAELVNVLEQVQAAVPPDSEESPTQFEVITAAAWLYFAQKQVDIAVIEVGLGGRLDATNVCDQPLATIITSISREHWQVLGSTLSQIATEKAGILKANCPAIIAPLPPEAKAVVQSRIEQLNCPVTWVEPAQKFNRQTVVRAGFEPRLSSIATPKSLNPPLHQNADAPLWASYAGITYPLPLLGEIQLTNSAVAIATFQSLIRQGWQIPDSAIVSGMAKTQWLGRLQWTEWKNYRLLVDGAHNPAAATALREYVDTLNTPVTWVMGILSTKEHEGIFRALLRGGDRVYLVPVPDHSSAEPEELSAIARSVCPTLADCHTYPNLEAGLQAATATAADSTIVLCGSLYLVGYFLGS
- a CDS encoding ABC transporter substrate-binding protein produces the protein MIRIKTWKQFGLFALLGWLLSWLVSCSPAPAPSAAGEIEFWTMQLQPQFTEYFNQVIGDFEADNPDVNVRWVDVPWAEMERKILTAVSAKTAPDVVNLNPSFASQLATRNAWLELEETIPDEIRQQYLPKIWQASTIDNQSFGIPWYLTTRVTIYNQDLLKQAGISQPPTTYTELAEVAQQVKDKTGKYAFFVTFIPDDSSEVLESFVQMGVQLVDAEGKAAFNTPEGIAAFKYWVDLYQKGLLPREVLTQGHRNAIELYQAGETALLASGAEFLKTIETNAPDIAKVSATSPQITGKTGKKNVAVMNLVIPRDTNNPEDALNFALFVTNTENQLAFAQAANVLPSTIAAVEQYQAQLSSNPNASPVEQARAISANQLTEAEVLVPAMKDLNKLQAAIYENLQAAMLGEKEVEQAVADAAQMWDSLYVVRALALHRSNVGTNLKVISALKRNYEPRK